The Oleidesulfovibrio alaskensis DSM 16109 nucleotide sequence TTGTCCGGTACCGGCTGTCAGGGCGCGTCGTCGTCTTCTATGGGGCCGCGGGGAATGATGATGCGCGCTGCCCGTTCGAAAAAGATATAATCCCAAGCCCACGTGAAAAGTACAAACAGCCTGTTGCGGAAGCCCACAAGATACAGCAGGTGAATGAACAGCCACATGACCCAGGCAACAAAGCCGGTGGCTGTGTGTTCTTTGCCCATGCGTACCACGGCGGCGGCCCGCCCTATGGTGGCCATGGAGCCTTTGTCGCGGTACCGGAAAGCGCGCAGCGGTCTGCCTGCCAGTGCGGCGCGTATGTTGTCCGCGGCCAGAGCGCCCTGCTGTATGGCATTGGGAGCAATGAGCGGAGCGGGCGAATCGCCCTGCGGCAGAGCCATGTCGCCCGCAACGAAAACATCAGGATGTCCTTCAACCTGCAGTGTGGGCAGCACCGGCACGCGGCCGCCGCGTCCCGTGGGCAGACCCATCTGGCCGGCCAGAGCGTGCCCCTGCACACCTGCTGTCCACACCACGGTTTCGGTCCGTAACGGGCTGCTGCCTTCCAGCTCGACGCTGTCCGGAGTCACGGCCGTCACTTTGGCATTCAGGCGTACGTCCACCCCCATGTGGGTAAGCCGTTCAAATGCGTAGCGGCGCAGGTGGTCGGGAAATCCGGCCAGCAGACCGTCGCCTGCTTCCAGCAGCACCACGCGGGCCTGTCCCGTGTTCAGGGTTGGAAAGTCTTTGGTGAGCGGCTGGCGGATAAGTTCGGCCAGCGCTCCTGCGTATTCCACCCCCGTGGGGCCGCCGCCCACCACGGTGTATGTGAGAATACGGTCCTTTCTGTCCGGATTGCGTTCGTGTGTGGCCTGTTCGAAGCATGAGACAATATGGTTGCGCAGCGTGATGGCCTGTTCCAGATTTTTCAGCCTGAAGCAGTGCTTGTCCGCGCCCGGTACGCCGTAAAAGGCCGTGAAGCTGCCCATGGCCACAACCAGTTTGTCAAAGGGAATGTGCGGTCCGTCAGTGTGCAGCACCTTGTTTTTCATATCGATGCTGCGCACGTCACCCATGACGAAATGCACATTGGGATATTTGCGGAAAATGGCCCGCAGCGGGTAGGCTATCTGCCCCGGTTCCAGTTCGGCCGCGGCAACCTGATAGAGCAGCGGCAAAAAAGTGTGGTAGTTGTTTCTGTCGACCAGAATGATATCCAGATTTTTGTCGCGCGCCAGTCTGCGCACGGCCCAAACGCCCGCAAAACCGCCGCCTGCGACGACGACCCGCGTTCTGCTGTTGCCTGTGCTGCCCGTCATGCTGATTTCTCCTTTTGCCGGCAGGTTATGTGCCCGTATGAGATTCTTTTGTTTCGAGCATCACCCTATACTGTAGCGTATGCAGTCTTTCGGGTAAACAGAATAGGCAGCGGTGGCGGATGAATCCAAAGAAGGCTATGCTGCCTGTGAAGAGGAAAGCGAGTGGAGCATTCATGGGAAAACTGAATGTCGATGATCTGAAAGAAGGCATGGTGCTGGCCGCAGACGTATGCGGCCGCGACGGCAGGACACTGCTGGGCGCCGGTGCCGCGCTGCAGGAGCGCCACCTGCGTATATTCAAGGCGTGGGGTGTTACCGAGGCGGATATCGAGGGTGTGGACCGCTCTGACATGGAGCAGGAACACGAAGCCGAACTGCCGCCCGAAGTGCTGGAGGCCGCGCGTGCGCGTGTGGATGCCCGTATGGGCCGCCACGGCGGCAGCGAGCTGGAGCATGAGCTGCGGCGTATAACAACGCTGCGGCTGAGCGCCCGCATACTGCACGATGGCATGCCCGAAACCGAGGAACTGGATTACGGGGCGTTGCGGGCCTGTGCGGCCAAAGACTCGTTTGATAAAGACCGCACCTCGGTCCATTCGGTTGTGGATGATCAGGTGCAGCTGCTTTCTTTCCCCGACATTTATTTTCGCATTGTCAAGGTGCTGGAGTCGCCCAGCAGTTCTTCGCGCAAGCTGGCGGAAGTGGTCAGCACGGACGCCAGTCTGGCGGCACGGCTTCTGCGGCTTGTGAACAGCCCGTTTTACGGGTTCCCTTCCAAAATCGACTCCATAGCGCGGGCCATCACCCTGATCGGCGCCAACGAACTGGTCACCCTTGCTCTGGGTATTTCCGTCATGCGGGTTTTTTCCGGTGTGCCCTCGGGGGGCTTCAACATGCGGCGCTTCTGGGAACATTCCATCCTGTGCGGCCTGTTTTCGCGGCTGATCGCCGGGCACAAGATGGGGCTTTCGGAAGAACGGCTGTTTGTAGGCGGGCTGCTGCACGATCTGGGCGAGCTGCTCATGCTCAGCAGGCATCCGCGTACCATGTGCCGGACCATGGTGTACGCCCATGAGCAGCAGGTGCCGCTGTATCAGGCGGAAAAAGCCGTGTTCGGCTTTGATCATGCCGGAGCAGGCAGCCTGCTGCTGAACCGCTGGAATCTGCCCGACGGCCTTGTGCGCATGGTGGGGTATCATCACCTGCCGGACAGAGTGCGGGCGCCTCTGGAAGCTTCCGTGGTGCATGTTGCCGATATCATGTCTTTTCTGTTCCGTATTGAGGATGTTCCCGCGGGAATGGTGCTGTCCGGACTGAACGGCGCGGCAATAAACAAACTGGGGCTGGCGCCTTCGGCTGTGCAGACAATGATGGCGCAGGCGGGCAGGCAGTTCGAGGCCATTTCCGGTGTGTTCTTTGACGCCGGTCAGGAAGCGCGGGACAAGGCATGAATCAGCAAGGGGCAGAAACGGAGCAGGATCTGCGGGCGCGGGTGCCGGACGAGCGCAGAGCCACGCTGGCCGCGCTGGAGCTGGCAGCCACCCTGAGCCATTTTGACCAGCGGCTTGACCGTATGGAAGGAGTGGACAGCATTCTGCGAGAGACCGCGGCCAAGGCTCAGGGACTGGTGGAAATGCAGTCATGGGCTTTTTTTCTGGTCGATCCGGAAACCGGAGATTTTACCTGTGCCCTTACTGACGGGCCGGAAGACCGTCTGCGTTTTGAACGTGAAGTGGACGCACTGATAGAAGACAGAACCTTTGCGTGGGTTCTGGGTCGCAACAGGGCCGTGCTTGTGCCTTCGGGCATCGGCGCTGCCGGCAGGCTGCTGCTCCATCCGCTGGCGACATCTTCGGGGCTGTGGGGCATGTTTGTGGCTTTTACCGGTGAAGGGGCAGAGTCCACAGACCTCGGGTTTTATCTGCTTACGGTGGTGTTTTTTTCCTGCGCATCCATGCTTGAAAGCTATTCTCTGTACCGCCAGCTGCAGCAGGTGAACGAGGGACTGGAACAGCAGGTGGCCGACCGCACCCGCGAACTGGTGTCCATTAACTCCAGTCTGGAACGCGAGGTGGAGGAACGCAGTCTGGCAGAGCAGCAGCTGCGGCGGACTCTGAACGAAAAAGAGTCATACCGGCAGCATCTTGAGGCCGTTTTTTCCAGCATACAGGATGCCATCATCACCGTAGACCTGAATGGTGTGGTACTGAACACCAATGCCGCTGCTGAAAAAATGCTGGGCATTCCGGCTGCACAGGCTGTGAGAATGCATCATACCGCCCTGCAGCTGCCCTGTGCCAGAGCATGTCAGGATGTGCTGGGAGCCACGCTGGGTTCCGGTACGCCCGTGCGCGAATTCCGCGCCGTGAGTGAAGACGGCGCTCAGGTGATGATTCTGGGCGGCACGCCGCTTATCTCGCTGGACGGGACGTTTTCCGGCGCCGTTCTTTCCTGCCGCGATATCACGCGGCTTGTGTCGCTGGAGCAGCAGCTCCGTCAGCGGCATTCATTCAGCAATATCATCGGGCGCAGCAAGGTTATGCAATCGCTGTTCGGCCTGCTGGAAAATCTTGCGGCATACGACACCACAGTGCTGGTCACCGGTGAATCCGGTACCGGCAAGGAACTGGTGGCAGAGGCTCTGCATTACAACGGGGCGCGCTCGGGCGGACCGCTGGTCAAGGTGAACTGCACTGCCTTGTCTGAAAGCCTGCTGGAAAGCGAACTGTTCGGCCATGTGCGCGGGGCCTTTACCGGAGCCGTGCGCGACAGGGCCGGACGGTTTGAGACAGCCGAAGGCGGTACTATTTTTCTTGATGAGATCGGCGACATCTCCATGCGTATTCAGGTACTGCTGCTGCGCTTTCTCGAGTCAAAAGAATTTGAACGGGTGGGTGACACCACTCCGCGGCGGGCTGATGTGCGCATAGTGGCTGCCACCAATGCCGACCTGCACCGGCGCATCAGTGAAGGTACTTTCCGCGCGGACCTGTTTTACCGGCTCAATGTCACCAGTGTGCATCTGCCGCCGCTCAGGGAGAGGCGCGAAGACATCCCGCTGCTGGTCCAGCATTTTGTGGAGCAATGCAACACCGAACTGGGAACCCGTGTGGCCGGAGTGGATGATAAAGCCATGGCTGCGCTGGTCCGTGCTCCGTGGCCGGGCAATGTGCGCGAACTGAAGCATACGCTGGAACATGCCTGCGTGCTGTGCCGCGACGGCTATGTGGAAGCCGGTCACCTGCCGGCGGAGCTTGCGGCGGTTGAGTCTTCCCCTGTCCGGTTTGATGCGGCGGTGTCCGGGCCGGTTTCTGCCGCCGCGGGCGGCGCAGTTCCGCAGCCCGTGGCGGGCGGATTCGGACGGCGGCAGCTGGACGCCCGCAGCATCACGGCGGCCATCGAACAGACCGGAGGCAACAAGGCCAGAGCGGCGCGCCTGCTGGGAGTAGGGCGGGCGACTCTGTACCGCAAACTGCGGGAGCTGGACATGTCCATATAACATGTCTCAAGTGTCTCAAGCGAGACATCTTTGTGTCTCAAGTGTCTTGTTTGAGACAGCGATTAGGTGTCTCACCGACAGGGTTATTCTTAGTGGAAATCTGTAATAATTTTATATTACAGATTTTTTTTATTTTGGCACCGGTGTTGTAATACAGGATGCAAGGACAAGGGGGGCCGGCATGGTAACAGTGGTTACGCCTGAACAGTTCGCCAGCATACTGGATACGGAAGACAGACCGGTGCTGGCAGGATGCCTGCAGAGAGATTCCGCTTTTATGGAGCAGTGTATGGTGCTGCAGGCTGCGTCCACCGCAGTGGAGGGAAAGGCCAGAGTCTGCCTGATGGACCCGGACTGGCTGAACGAGTTCTGCCGCAAGTTTTCCATAAGCGGTACCCCGTCGTACCTGCTGTTTAACGGCGGAACAGAATACGAGCGGTTTCTGGGCAGGGCCGAACTGCACAATCTGACAGCCATGGCCCGCAGACTGCTGCCGGCGGCACGGCACCCTGAGGCGCAGGGCAGGCAGGCACCGCGGTTTGATATGGAACTGAGCCGCGCCGGATACTGGTCCTGATGAATTTTGCCAGCGCTGCGGCATAGCGGAACAATGCCTTGATGATCCCGGAAGGCGTCCGTTTATCAGCCGCAGACAAGACCGGAGCAGGTCAGGAAGGAGTAAGTCTCCGCCGCTGCAAGGCGGAGCACATACGGACACGAGATGCAACGGAAGCCGTGCACCATAGCGGGGGCTACGGGGGGAAGCACGGCATCCGGATACCGCGCAATCAGTGTGCGCGGCCCGCAACGGGCCCGGTCCGCCTTCGGGGGTTGGCGGACACATAGCGGATACGTCCGCGCACACTGCGCGTATTTCGGCCCTGCCGCGCACAGGCGGCACGGCAAACACGGTATCAGCGAAAAACGGCGCGGCCATGTTGCAGGCATTACAGGGGGGAAGTGCTGTACATCTTGTACGCATGACCGCGCCGCACTTCGCACAGAGTACGTGCGGCAACGCAAACGACTTATGCAGACGCTGCGGTTATCTAATCCCGGGGGGGATTGCAGCGTCGGCCGGGGCATCCGGGGGGATTGTGCCGGTACTGAAAAAAGCGGTCTGCCTGATGGCAGACCGCTTTTATTGCGGTATGTGCGTTGCGGACGCGTTCAGCAGGCCTGCCCCTGTTTGGGGCACAGCTCCGCGTCGTTGATCAGGTCTGCCAGCGTGAACGAATTCAGCTTTTCATACATGGCCTTGGCCGCTTCGTTCCAGATGGTTCTGGTCAGGCAGTAGTCCATGCGGGGGCAGCACGGTTCGGGGTCCACACATTCAAAGGTGGGAACCGTTTCCTCCAGAGCGAAAACGACATCGCCCAGCAGGATGGATTCCGGCGGCCTGGCCAGCATGTAGCCGCCCTTGGATCCCAGTCTGCTGGAGATGTAGCCGGCACCCTTCAATACCCTGATAAGCTTTTCAAGGTACTTCATGGATATGCCCTGCCGGTCAGCGATTTCCTTGATGGAAACCGGCTGATCGTCACCATGGGTATGCATGGCGATGTCGAGCAGCATGCGCGTACCGTAACGGCTTCGTGTGGTAAGCTTCATGGGTATCCTGCGTGGATGCGGATGCACGGGGCATCACGGGGAGCGAAACGGGGCGGAAGCGTCTGCTTCCGCCCCTGTTGTTGTTATTCGTCGTCTGCGGCTTTCAGATGGTCCGGCACAATGGCCATCTTGATGAGGAGCGGTTTGAGGAAGCTCCACTTGATGCCGATTTCGTATTCTTCTTCAAGGTCGCGGATGGCGTCCCAGCAGTTATGGCAGGGGGCCACCACCAGCGTGGCGCCTGTGGCCAGAATCTGGTCGCGCTTGGTCTGCAGGGCCTTGTTACGCTCTGCGCGGTACTTGCCGATACCGTTAAAGCCGCCACCGCCGCCGCAGCAGTAGTTATGCTCGCGGTTGGGGGTCATTTCACGGTAGTCTTCGGCAATATAGCTCATGATCTCGCGGGTGAAGTTGGCAAGACCATGGTTGCGCACATAGTTGCAGGAATCCTGAAGCGTACAGGGTTCCTTGATCTTTTTGGCAGGATCGATCTTGATCTTGCCTTCGCGCAGAGCTTCGGCAACCCACTCCACATAGTGCATGCACTTGACCGGCGGCAGGCCGTCTTCGCGTCCTGCCCAGTACGGCCCTTCGATGACGGTGGCGCGGTGTGCGTGGCCGCATTCGGTGCCGACCATGCGTTTGGGTTTCAGGCGTTCCATGGCGGCATACACCTTGTCCACCTGCATTTTGCACGCGGCCCAGTCACCGGCAAACATGGCCAGCGACGTCTGTTCCCAGCCTTCGCTGGGCACGGTCCAGTCTTCACCGGCCAGATGGAACAGGATGGCGGCTTCTGCAAGGTCTTCAGGGTAGTGCTTGGGTTCGCGGGCGTTCAGCGTGTACATGATGTCCGCGCCTACTTTGTCCACGGGAATGGTAAGACCCGGCCATTCTTCGGCTGTTTCCTCTTCCATCCATTCGCAGGTCTCTACCCAGTCCTCGGTGGTCACGTCCATCTGCGCGCTGTACACGCGGTGCATGCCGGAACCGATTTTCAGTTCCCACGGCACAAAACCCTGAGAGTACATGAGACCGCGCAGGTAGCTGAACATGACGCCCATGTCTATGCCGTGGGGGCAGTACATGCCGCAACGGTTGCAGCAGGTGCACTGCGACCACGCCACTTCCATGCAGTGCTGCATGAAGGCGTTGTCCACCTTGCCTTTGCGTTTAACCATTTCGCCCAGCGTGGACTGTATCTTGTACGCGGGAACCTGCTTGGGGTCGCGGTTGTTTACGCGGTACAGAAAGCAGCTGTCGGCGCACATGCCGCAGTGGGCGCATATTTCCAGCCAGGTGCGGATGCGTGACTGGCAGGTTTTTTCAATGGTGGACCACAACGCGTCGGTGTCCACTTCCAGCGAGTTCATTTCTTCGTAATACTGATTGCCGCCCTTGTCGCCGAGCAGGGCCTTCAGGTCCTCTTCGGTGTTGACCGGACGTTTATTACAGAACTTACCTTCAGGCATTGTTCACTCCTTCTGGGTGTGCCGGTTACCAGGGGAAGCCGGCTGTACGCTTCATACCGCCACGCTTGATGTTGTAATCCATACCCAGCTGGCCGCGTGACATGAAAAAGAGTGCCACATGAGACAGCTTGGTGAACGGAATGAGCACCAGCAGCAGTTCGCCCGTGATTATGTGCATGACCAGCCAGAACTGGTAGTCGCCCACATGCAGACGGGCGATGAAGCCTGTGAGGAACGGTGCGGCGGAAACGGCCAGAATGAACCAGTCGTAAGCGCTGGTCAGGATGCGCACTTCCGTCAGGGCGATGCGGCGCAGGGCCAGCATGGCCGCGCCGGCCAGAGCGGCAACTGTCAGGCCGTCTGCCAGCCACCACGGCAGGGTGGGCAGGCTGAAGCCGAAGCGTTCTTCCAGAATGATGTTGTGACCCATGAGAAACAGCGGAACCAGCACAGCCCCGATGTGGAAAAGGAAGAACCCTGCAGCCATGAAAGGCTGCTGACGCCAGCTGTGGGTTCCCATGGGGGTTATCCAGCAGAGTACGGAACGCAGCGCTCCGCGCAGTCCGATGCTCATATGCGGCCGGTAGGCCACTCTGTCGAGCTTCCAATCAAGGCCGCGGATGTACCAGACAACCCGTGCCAGCAGACCGCCGAAGCAGACCACCAGGGATATCCAGAGCATGGGGCCGGTCAGGAAATCGATCATTATTGTCTCCTTGCTTGCTAAGACGTGTGTTCGGGCCGGAAGTTAGTACTTCCGCATTTTTTCGTCCCGACCGGTCAGAAACTTCCAGAAGCCGACGAAGCAGAGAAGGGTCACTCCCATAAGGATATAGGTGATGCCCTTGGAGTGCAGCATGAATTCATGAAGCGTGTAAAACATCTGTTCCATGAGTTTTCTCCTTCACGCCAGCCTAGTGGGCGTCTTTGTAGTCGGGGTGCTCGAACAGCACGGGCATACGTGTGGCGATGAACCGGTACACCGTGATGATCATGGTCACGATGAAGATGGAAATGCATATTTCCATCCAGTGGGGGAAGTAACGTTCGTCTGCGGGCAGCTGATAGTTGAATGCCACCAGAGAAACGTTGAAGCGGTTCATCACGATGCCCAGCACGGCGTTGATGGAAGCCACGCGGATGATGGTCTTGTTCTTTTCGCGTACGCCCAGCGCATACAGAAATGCGGGCAGCGCCACAAAGCCGAACATTTCCACCAGAAACCACGCGCCGTAGCCGGTTGCAAGGTAGTGCCAGTCGTTGTCCATGGCTATGTCCATGGTCTTGATGCAGAAGTAGCCCGCCAGCACAAAGGCGGCGGCTTTGCCGAAGCCCAGCACCACGTCGTCAGCTTCGTCCAGATGGGTTTTGTCCATCATGTGATGCAGCCCCTTGTGCGCCAGCGTACCTTCAAAGATAACCATGGAAAGGCCGGCAACCATGGAAGAGATGAAGAAGAATACGGGCAGGAACGAGGAGTACCACAGCGGGTGCAGCTTGCTGGGTGCGATGAGGAACAGGGCGCCCAGCGAGGACTGGTGCAGTGTGGAAAGCACAACGCCGAAGATGGTGAGCACCAGCGTGAACTTGACCACGATGTTGCGTATCTTGCGCAGTCCCAGCCATTCCAGCGCTGCGGGCGACCATTCGATGAACAGCACGGTGAGATACGTCATGACGCACAGACCCACTTCAAACAGCAGCGACGTGGTGCCCTGCGAGTAGAATATGGGATAGGGCAGACGCAGCGGATGGCCGAGGTCGTAGGTGAGGGCGATAACCACAAAGAAGTAGCCGAGGAACGCCGTGGTTATGGCCGGACGCACCGCGGAATGAAAACGTTTGAGACCGAACAGGTAGCATGCGGCGCTGGTGACATAGCCACCGGCTGCCAGTGCCACACCGCACAGCAGGTCAAATCCGATCCACACCCCCCAGGGGTTGTTGTGGTCAAGGTTGGAAACGGCGCCGATACCCTGAGTGAAGCGGATGAACGTCAGAATGAGACCGCCCACAAGGATAATGGCCGTCAGGATGTTGCCGGGTGTCAGCAACCCGTTACGGTTGTTCTGTATGTCAGCCATTTATGCGTCCTCCTCGGGCTTTTCCGTCCCGGATTCGGCGGATTCGGGTTCGTTTTGAGCGGCAAGGCGCGCTTCGAACTCTTTTTCAGCCTCTTCCTTTGCCTTTTTCACTTCGCGGGCAATGGCGGCTTCTTTTTCCTTGGCGGCCTTTTCCATGGCGGCCTGCAGCTTGGCGTCCGCTTCGGCCTGCGTTTCGCCCACGGCATGGCGTACGGCGGCGGCCTGTTCTTCCTGCGCTATTTTATCTTTGCGTTTGGAAATGGCGTACGCACCGGTAAGCAGCACGGGCCAGATGCCTACAACCATGGGCACGGAACCCAGTGCGCCGGCGGTATGTTCCTGCGCGGGCTTGGTGCCCAGATGTTCATCCTGACCCAGTTCGCCGAAGGGTACACCGGCAAGGTACAGCCAGTTGGTGCCGCCCATTTCGTGTTCGCCGTAGATGTGGTCCTGATAGCGTTCAGGGTTTTTGCGGATTCTGTCGCGCGCGATGCGCAGCAGGTCTTCGCGCTTGCCGAAAGTCAGAGCTTCCTTGGGGCATTTTTCAACGCATCCCGGCAGCTTGCCTTCCTGCAGACGGGGGTGACACATGGTGCACTTGGTAATCAGCGGATCATATGCTTCACCGTATTCAAACGCGGGCACGTTGAACGGGCAGGCGATCATGCAGTACCGGCAGCCCACGCACAGCTTGGGGTTGTATGTAACCGAGCCGTCGGGGTTTTTGGTAAACGCCTTTACAAAGCAGGCCGAGGCGCAGGCGGGTTCCAGACAGTGGTTGCACTGCTGTTTGCGGAACACAGGGTGTTCAAGGCCGGCCACGTTGTATTTGTTGACCACTGTATAGGTGGCGTCATCTGTTCTGCGCTTGGTTTCAAGCACCGAAAGGTCGTCAAACGGCTTTTCGGGCATGGGCAGATTGTTCACCTGCTGGCACGCTTCCTCGCATTTGCGGCAGCCGATGCAGCGGGTGGAATCATGCAGAACGCCGTAGCTGTCGGGGTAGCCGGAAAAGCTGTGATTGCCCCCCGCGGCGGCGGGCTTGCCCGCTGCCACCGAAAGTCCGGCAGCACCGAGCAGGCTCAGAAAGGTTCTTCGACGCATGGACTAGTCTCCTTGCTAATATCCTACAGATCGCGTTTTTTGTGACACTCGTTGCAAGCCGTGTTGGCAGGCTTTTCAATGCGCATGGCGGTGTGGCATCCCATGCACTGCTGGTGGTAGGCGGCCTTCAGGCCCGGGCGGTCGCCCTGATCCAGCTCAAACGGCTTGCCGTGGCATGTGGCGCATGCGGGGGGTGTCTTTGAAACGGGGCTGTTGTGGTGGCAGCCCTGGCAGAACGTGCCGGGCTCGTTGTGGAAAGCGGCGGCAAGTCTGTCGCCTTCAATTCCCGCCAGCATGGTCTTGATGATCTTGCGGTGCGGGAAGTCCACAGCCTCGTACTCGTTCACCATCGCATCAATGGTAACGCGGTCGGGGACGTCGTTAAGGTCGTAAGTGCCCTTGGTGTACTGGCGCGAAGAAGCCACCAGCATGCCTACGGAGACGCGCTCTTCCTTGCTCAGTGCCTCAGCGCCCTGCGGAGCGAGCTCAGCGGGAACATTGTGGCATTTGGCGCATGAATCTTCCGTGTTTTTGTAGGGGACAAAGCTGTGGCAGCCGGCGCATACGGGCTGCTCTTTCTGCTTGTTATGGCAGCCTACGCAGCTGGCATCGGCCTGCTTGGCATGCATGGCCTGCGAAAGCTGAACAAAGCCGCCTTCCTTCTTGCCTTCGGTCGTATGGCATTCGGAGCAGCTGGCGATTTTTTCGTGATGGCAGACGCGGCAGGTATCATTGGCCTGTTCGTGCACCTTGTGGTTGAAGGCCACGGCGGCGATGGAGCCGGGACCGGCTTCTTTTTTGACGGTCTTTGAACCGGCAGGGGGAGTCATGACGACGGCGTCGGGCTGTCCGCGGTCAAGGCGGGGCACATCCTTCACCACTTCGTACGCGGCCTGCGCCTGTGTGGTGTGGCACCCTGCGCAGTTGACGGGGCCGGTCTTCTGCTGTGCCTGTGCCGTGGTCACGTGGCACACCACGCACTGGTTGTGGGCTGCATCGGCAAAAGCAGAAACAGTCACGCCGTCAGCCGTGACGGGGGCGTCCTTGTGGCAGGCGCGGCAGCTGTCTTCCTCGCCTTTTTTCCACACGGTCTTTTCAGCTGCTTTGTCGTAAACATGGTGGCAGGTGCCGCAGTTGACATCTGCACCGCCGGCGGGCTTGATGCTTGCCGCGGCAATGTGGCGGTAGTGCAGCGATTTGTCCATGCCGGCTTCGGCGCGGTCTGCCGGTGCTTCCTGCGCCACGTGGCAGCTGCGGCATTCACTGTCCAGCGGACCGGACTTCTGACCGTTGTCCACCATCTCGGTATGGCAGCCGATACAGTTGTCATGGTAGACTTTTTTCAGTTGCTCGGCGCTTTCGTCCGCGGTGCGCTGAAACTTGAGCGACATTTTGCCGTCCACGGTTTTGTGGCAGGCGGAACAGTCTTTGTCTTTCAGCGCGGCAGTGTGCTTGTCGTGGCGGAAAGAAGCCGGCGGCAGCTCCAGATCGTCGAACTGTTTAACAACGTCGATCCGGATAAGGTCGGCATTGCCGCCGCCCGCGCCCGCGGGTTCGGGCATGGCGCTGGTGCTCCGGACCAGGAACCCCGATGCCGATATGACGGCAACGGCAGCCAGAATCCCTGCCCATTGCAGCAGTGATTTTTTTTTCAACATAGTGGCAGTCCTTTGAAAAATGGTGAAACGCATCCTCAGACATCCTGTACCGACGGCCGGACAGATCCCCGTGACCGGTGGCGGTAAGCCTGCGGGCAGAACGCAAAAAGGGCGCAAAAAACGACACACCCATCAGCCGGAGCCGTATGTCTGTGCCGGTTGTCGAGCCTGTTTCTGCGCATGGCAACCTTCCCGTAGGCATCTGCAGAGGGGGTATGTCCGGTTCCGTCCGGAACGGGGTGGCGCCCCGCGGGCGGGCCGGATTTTGTCCCGAAATACCCTACCTGCATGGTATGATTTATTTCCTACCGCTGAGGTATGCGATTATCAAGAGTGCGTCAAGAAAAATATGAAAAATCGTTGGGAGAGAATGAGATAAGCGTGGTTAGTGAGTGGTCATTCATATGGTAAAACGCAGGGTTGTTCAATGGTTTTTCATGCCCTGAAAGTAGGCTTTGCGGTGCCGCGCGCTCATGTGTAATCAGAAAGGCAAGGAGAATGACGATGCATTTTTTTGTTAACCTGCCGCTGAGCTATGCCGCGGCAGACCAATCG carries:
- a CDS encoding NAD(P)/FAD-dependent oxidoreductase, with the protein product MTGSTGNSRTRVVVAGGGFAGVWAVRRLARDKNLDIILVDRNNYHTFLPLLYQVAAAELEPGQIAYPLRAIFRKYPNVHFVMGDVRSIDMKNKVLHTDGPHIPFDKLVVAMGSFTAFYGVPGADKHCFRLKNLEQAITLRNHIVSCFEQATHERNPDRKDRILTYTVVGGGPTGVEYAGALAELIRQPLTKDFPTLNTGQARVVLLEAGDGLLAGFPDHLRRYAFERLTHMGVDVRLNAKVTAVTPDSVELEGSSPLRTETVVWTAGVQGHALAGQMGLPTGRGGRVPVLPTLQVEGHPDVFVAGDMALPQGDSPAPLIAPNAIQQGALAADNIRAALAGRPLRAFRYRDKGSMATIGRAAAVVRMGKEHTATGFVAWVMWLFIHLLYLVGFRNRLFVLFTWAWDYIFFERAARIIIPRGPIEDDDAP
- a CDS encoding HDOD domain-containing protein, which produces MGKLNVDDLKEGMVLAADVCGRDGRTLLGAGAALQERHLRIFKAWGVTEADIEGVDRSDMEQEHEAELPPEVLEAARARVDARMGRHGGSELEHELRRITTLRLSARILHDGMPETEELDYGALRACAAKDSFDKDRTSVHSVVDDQVQLLSFPDIYFRIVKVLESPSSSSRKLAEVVSTDASLAARLLRLVNSPFYGFPSKIDSIARAITLIGANELVTLALGISVMRVFSGVPSGGFNMRRFWEHSILCGLFSRLIAGHKMGLSEERLFVGGLLHDLGELLMLSRHPRTMCRTMVYAHEQQVPLYQAEKAVFGFDHAGAGSLLLNRWNLPDGLVRMVGYHHLPDRVRAPLEASVVHVADIMSFLFRIEDVPAGMVLSGLNGAAINKLGLAPSAVQTMMAQAGRQFEAISGVFFDAGQEARDKA
- a CDS encoding sigma-54 interaction domain-containing protein, with protein sequence MNQQGAETEQDLRARVPDERRATLAALELAATLSHFDQRLDRMEGVDSILRETAAKAQGLVEMQSWAFFLVDPETGDFTCALTDGPEDRLRFEREVDALIEDRTFAWVLGRNRAVLVPSGIGAAGRLLLHPLATSSGLWGMFVAFTGEGAESTDLGFYLLTVVFFSCASMLESYSLYRQLQQVNEGLEQQVADRTRELVSINSSLEREVEERSLAEQQLRRTLNEKESYRQHLEAVFSSIQDAIITVDLNGVVLNTNAAAEKMLGIPAAQAVRMHHTALQLPCARACQDVLGATLGSGTPVREFRAVSEDGAQVMILGGTPLISLDGTFSGAVLSCRDITRLVSLEQQLRQRHSFSNIIGRSKVMQSLFGLLENLAAYDTTVLVTGESGTGKELVAEALHYNGARSGGPLVKVNCTALSESLLESELFGHVRGAFTGAVRDRAGRFETAEGGTIFLDEIGDISMRIQVLLLRFLESKEFERVGDTTPRRADVRIVAATNADLHRRISEGTFRADLFYRLNVTSVHLPPLRERREDIPLLVQHFVEQCNTELGTRVAGVDDKAMAALVRAPWPGNVRELKHTLEHACVLCRDGYVEAGHLPAELAAVESSPVRFDAAVSGPVSAAAGGAVPQPVAGGFGRRQLDARSITAAIEQTGGNKARAARLLGVGRATLYRKLRELDMSI
- a CDS encoding RrF2 family transcriptional regulator — protein: MKLTTRSRYGTRMLLDIAMHTHGDDQPVSIKEIADRQGISMKYLEKLIRVLKGAGYISSRLGSKGGYMLARPPESILLGDVVFALEETVPTFECVDPEPCCPRMDYCLTRTIWNEAAKAMYEKLNSFTLADLINDAELCPKQGQAC
- the hmcF gene encoding sulfate respiration complex iron-sulfur protein HmcF codes for the protein MPEGKFCNKRPVNTEEDLKALLGDKGGNQYYEEMNSLEVDTDALWSTIEKTCQSRIRTWLEICAHCGMCADSCFLYRVNNRDPKQVPAYKIQSTLGEMVKRKGKVDNAFMQHCMEVAWSQCTCCNRCGMYCPHGIDMGVMFSYLRGLMYSQGFVPWELKIGSGMHRVYSAQMDVTTEDWVETCEWMEEETAEEWPGLTIPVDKVGADIMYTLNAREPKHYPEDLAEAAILFHLAGEDWTVPSEGWEQTSLAMFAGDWAACKMQVDKVYAAMERLKPKRMVGTECGHAHRATVIEGPYWAGREDGLPPVKCMHYVEWVAEALREGKIKIDPAKKIKEPCTLQDSCNYVRNHGLANFTREIMSYIAEDYREMTPNREHNYCCGGGGGFNGIGKYRAERNKALQTKRDQILATGATLVVAPCHNCWDAIRDLEEEYEIGIKWSFLKPLLIKMAIVPDHLKAADDE
- the hmcE gene encoding sulfate respiration complex protein HmcE, with the protein product MIDFLTGPMLWISLVVCFGGLLARVVWYIRGLDWKLDRVAYRPHMSIGLRGALRSVLCWITPMGTHSWRQQPFMAAGFFLFHIGAVLVPLFLMGHNIILEERFGFSLPTLPWWLADGLTVAALAGAAMLALRRIALTEVRILTSAYDWFILAVSAAPFLTGFIARLHVGDYQFWLVMHIITGELLLVLIPFTKLSHVALFFMSRGQLGMDYNIKRGGMKRTAGFPW